A region of the Salvelinus alpinus chromosome 24, SLU_Salpinus.1, whole genome shotgun sequence genome:
TCTCCCTTTTGATAACCACTTAGCGTGAAAGcagaaaatgtcatgctctgagcCAGttgaaacgtcataaaataggcctacctgattacttcttatcagtgtttgacttggactgaaatatgttccggtactcattttggatGCTGGTAccgtttatatttaggtgcaggagctccacaatacttttgagctaatattctataagaggaacaggagctcaagcagtagaacatttgaagtGCCGGgactcagctccggtgagctcctgtcCAAGTCAACCACTGCTTCTTATCCATTGtgaaaatagcctacagctgtgtctgtcctgagctcactggcggggaaactgagggcccagaatatttgatacaatgttgcaagttggcTAGTGCAAGCTTCAGGGCTGGACCCAACTTAATAGTTGATACATTGATTCAAGtttgttgcagacaggccatgtgtagccaatgtgatttataggatatttatttttatcaggataatTTCTACCTACAAGCTgaagtttttatttgttggctttatgtagacacattttacatagttggcaaaggcaatagaagttactttttaggtttgtatcattttcatttagatttggatagaatttttattaaccacatgacaatgattttcaGATATGAAGccgttattataaattaaatttaACTGTTTCACGacaatgtgcatatgaaaaccataactgccACGCAGATGGGTAGGATTGGTAAGATAAATTTGCATTGCACATGAAAAAGGTTTCTAACTCCtcatgtagcctattaccggcaacttcaggagagtaatggcagaacctgtgaaagccagcaggagagggaggaaaataGTGGAGTCAGGTTTTTCTCTTCTGGTTATCTAGACCTCTGGCGCCATCATAAGGCatttgtcttatttcatcaaaccgTAAGCTTTAAGcctcagacaagctcaatgcataaagtacattttattaaaacacatagggtgtgtctatatatggaaaaatacaccaTTTTCTTTTATACCAGATGACTTTCGGTCGACAAAGATTTTTTTTAGTCCGGGACAGCCCTAGTTAAATTTGATGGGCTATGAGACTGACCGATGGTGTTTCTTCATCCTCACTGTCTGAGGAATCTTTGTCCTCCTCCTGTACCGGAGTTGAAGGTTTGGCTACGGTGATAGCAGTGACCTTCTgtagaaacaaaaacaaataaacacaatGTAGGTACAACTGCAGACGCCAAAACATCACCAAAAGCACATTACAACAGGTTAATAACATGTGTGACTTACTTTAGCTGGCTTGCCCTCCTCAGAGTCAGACTCATCACTGTCCGAGCTGTCGGCCTTCTTAGCTGCAGCAGGGGCCTTGGGTGTGGTTTTAGCCGGGCTGGGGGTGGGCTTGGCAGGGGCCTGCTTGGCTGGAGCCTCATCCTCACTGTCAGAGGAGTCTGAGCTGTCAGTCTCCATCTTAGCAGCTGCAGCTGGGGTCTTAGGAGTGGCTTTGGCCTTGCTTGGGGTTGAGGCTGGGGTGGTTTTCTGCTTGGTAGTAGATTCAGGTTTAAGAAAGTTCTAGGATTATACACCAATTTATCCTCAGTATTATCACAGGATTAACACAACACTATCAAATCATATATTTCTGGCATATGATACAGACCTTTACAGGAGCCTCCTCCTCACTGTCTGAGTCTGAGCTGTCACTGTCAGAGCTCTGTGCTTTCTTCCCTGCAGCAGGAGTCTTGGCAGCAGGAGTCTTGGGAGCAGCTTTAGCCTGACTGGGGGTGACTACACTGGGTTTCACTGAGGCTGCTGGGCGCACCTTGGCTGTTTTCACAGGAGCAGCTTTGGGTGTCAGTGCAGGTTTCTGGAACAAATAATTATATCAGAAATAAAACCAACTcaatatttgtttttcttattgaCAAGGGGAAGTGGTTTAATGACTATTTCTCAAGTGTGACATACCTTGACAGTAAACTCCTCTTCACTGTCTGAGGTGTCACTGTCTGAACTCTCTGCTTTACTGGGAGCTGTGGGGTTGGCTGGAGTCTTACTGGGAGCTGAGGCCTTACTGGAAGCTGCCTCTATGACTTTAACAGGAGTCTGAAACACAAATCCACACAGACCAGTGTCAATAAACAACATTATAGTTGTACATTTGAGACATGATTCCACAGAAAAAAAGCTGTTTGCATGTTCTAATAGTGCAAATATTATTTCACCTGTGTGAAAGAAATGTCATCCTCACTGCTGTCACTCTCTGAGCTCTCTGCTGGTTTTGAGGGAGTGATAGCTAGTTTGCTGGACTTCACTGGTTCTGGTGATTTCACTGCTACAGCCTTGACTGGAGCAGCTGCCCCCGGCTTGGTCTTAGGGAGAGAGCAGATGCAGATCTGGAGACTATCACAGAAGTAATGACTTATGGTGTTTATGGTCTACTGCACTTCCTATGTCTACATTGACCTACAGTAGATCATGTTGTGAGTTGTACAGTAAATGGGATCTTTTTAGTAGGATTATTATACAAACCTTAGGAGCCTCCTCCTCACTGTCTGAGTCTGAGCTGTCACTGTCAGAGCTCTGTGCTTTCTTCTCTGCAGCAGGAGTCTTGGGAGCAGCTTTAGCCTGACTGGGGGTGACTACACTGGGCTTTATTGGGGCTGCTGGGATCGCCTTGGCTTGTTTCAAAGCAGCAGCTTTCAGGGTCTGTGTTGATTTCTGAAACAAAAAATTATATCAAGGTATTATATCAGGAATAAAACCAACtcaatatttgtttttattaGTGACAAGAAATGGTTTaattactatactgaacaaaaatatgaacgcaacatgcaacaatttcaaagattttactgagttacagttcataaaaggaaatccaTCAAGTGAAATCAATtgattaagccctaatctatggatttaacatgactgggcagtggtgcagccatgggtgggccttggagggcataggccaatCCACTTGGCaggcaggcccacccactggggagctaggccaatcagaattcatttttccacacaaaagggcttttacagacagaaatactcctcagcaccccaccCTCCTCAGACAATccggcaggtgaagaagccggttgtggaggtcctgggctggcgtggttacacatggtctgccgctgtgaggccggttggatgtactgccaaattctccaaaatgacgtttgaggcagcttatggtagagaaattaacataaaattctctggaaacagctctggtgaacattcctgcaatcagcctaccaattgcacgctccctcaacttgagacatgtgCGGCATTgatttgtgtgacaaaactgcacattttaaagtggccttttattgtcaccagcacaaggtgcacctgtgtaataatcatgctgtttactcAGCATCTTGATGTGCCACACCAGTTAGGTGGGTGGATTATCCTggctggcaaaggagaaatgctcactaacagggatataaacaaatttgtgcacaaaattagagagaaataagcttttagtgcgtatggaacatttctgggatcttttatttcagctcatgaaacatgggaccaacactttacatgttgcatttatctTTTTATTCAGTGTATTTCTCAGGTATGACTTACCTTTATAAATAACTCATCTTCACTGTTTGAGTCGGAGCTGTCGCTGTCAGAGCTCTGTGCTTTCTTCTCTGGAGCAGGAGTCTTGGGAGCAGCTTTAGCCTGACTGGGGGTGACTACATTGGGCTTCACTGGTGCTGCTGGGCACGCCTTGGCTGGTTTCACAGGAGCAGCTTTCGGTGTCTGTGTTGATTTCTGAAACAAAAAAATGATATCAAGCTTTTCAAGCAAATTAACTTGCTATAGGACAGGGTGGAATGATATTAGTCAGTTGTGACCTACCTTTACAGGAGCCTCCTCCTCAGTGTCATCATTGTCACTGTCTGAGCTGTTTGTTGGTTTTTTAATAGGGGTGGATTTCACTGCTTCTGCCTTGACCAGAGTTGCAGCCACAGGCTTGGCTTTGGGTGTCGCCACAGGTTTCTGGAACAGAGACAAATGAAACATGGCATGAGAACCATGTTTCCTGGTCGGTGTCACAGACAGTCACTCGAAGCTGAGTGCCACTATAGAGCTTGTCAGGCTAGAGCCAAGGGGATTGACCCTGTCCAAACAGAGTTACAGGACCATGGATCACTGCTTCAGCACAAAGACAGAGGAGCAGTACCGCCCTGGCAAATACAAACTGTCCACGGGGGTGTTAGCTGTGAATTTAGAGGACTATAATAATATCTATGCCAATGTCCACACACATCATTACAGTGACTGGACGACAGATATGGTTGTCTGTGTATCTCTACTGTTAAAGTTGATTCATAAAAAATACTGTACAATGGGTCAAAGGAAGTTCAGGAAGTCACCAATCATTGTGCTCCgagtttttaaaattattatatgACTGTCCAGCTTGTATGTTATAGAATATATTTCAGACACAAGCTTAAATTTGTGTGAGAGCATTACTGTAGTCAGGTATCATTAGGATTCACCTTTTTAGGAGCCTCCTCCTCAGTGTCCGAGTCCGAGCTGTCGCTGTCAGAGCTCTGTGCTTTCTTCTCTGCAGCAGGAGTCTTGGGAGCAGCTTTAGCCTGACTGGGGGTGACTACACTGGTCTTCACTGGGGCTGCTGGGTGCGCCTTGGCTGATTTCACAAGAGCAGCTTTAGATGTTAGTTTCTAaaaacacagaggagagaagatggaaaGACAAATGCATGGCAGTCAGGCGTTGTTGAATAACCATGCTAGTACCTAGGAGTAACCATTACCAGCCCAATAATTGAGCTGAAATTAATTTACAACGATTCAGGTGTGACATACCTTGACAGTAACCTCCTCTTCACTGTCTGAGGTGTCACTGTCTGAACTCTCTGCTTTACTGGGAGCTGTGGGGTTGGCTGGAGTCTTACTGGGAGCTGAGGCCTTACTGGGTATGACAACAGTCTGAAATACACAGAGTAAACATTTTATAAATCTGAATTTCACAGAATGTAGTTATAACACAATTGTCGTAAGACCCCTCACCTGTGATGGAGGAATCTCATTCTCACTGTCTGATTTGCTGTTACTGTCTACATGTTTTGAGGGCGTGGTGGTAGGGACAGCTGAAGAGGCCTTTGGGGTGACAGTAGCTTCCTGGAAGAGAGGTAAGCATTCAGACACATGGGATACACAGTCAATTTCATACAATGTATATACCTCATTTATCAAGAAAGCCTTTATCCTCCAAATGGAACACCATGTTTCACCTGTGTGAGGGGAATCTCCTCTTTGCTCTCAGAGTCACTGTCTGAGCTCTCTGCTGGTTTTAAAGGGGTGACCGCTGGTACAGGGGCTGATGTTTCCACTGTCCCGTTACTGACTGGAGTAGATGGCAACTTCGATAATGACACAGAAATCGGAATGTCAGTAGTCAGCAACTACATCAAATGGAGCTAaataactataaatactgtattaTATCTGTGTTATGATTGTTTTAAGTATGCTAGAAAAATTAAACAATGTTCAATTTGCTAATCCAAACCTGTTCAAGTCCCCAAAAGGCTGTATTGTCTTGACATAAATCTCTACAAcacatataatatatatatatatatatatagctctgGTGCCAAGGCCCAACCCAAATCACAGCTCCTCCTCCATCTACCCACCTCATCCTGTGGGACCGGCTCCTCATTCTCTGGGGTTGCAGCCTGGGGGGTTTCTGCATCCGCAGCCTGGGGTGTGTGGGGGGCAGGAGGTAGAGAATCTGAAAAACATCTGAGTAATGAGGAATTCTGAATTTACATGGTTGATCACGTGCAGCTATGAATGCCAGATGGGGCGGTAGGTAGCACAGCGGCTAAGGAGTTGGGCCTGTAGCTGAAGGGTGGCCAATTCGAATTCCGGGCCAGGGTGCTGGAAAAGGGGGGAATTGATCTGGCAACTGGAGGGCTGCTATGTTCACATCCTGAAAACATTCCCCTACCGTTGGGCAGCTTGACCCATGTAGCTTTACGATAGTGCTTGTCTCAATTATGTGTGCCCTCTGAGAAGGAGGTTGAGAACGGAGCAGAAGACACATTTTCATTGTTCGCCGTAACATGGACAATAAAGTTTTATTGTATCAAGTCTATCTTCTCCGTGGAACAGTTTAATGCTGTTTTTTGGTTGATTAAGGGTTTGTGAATTTGATACACTGTGAACATTATATTTAATATAGGGCAGGAGGTAGcctactgtaacggctgtcgtagtcgttctcctcctcagacgaggaggagcatggatcggaccaagatgcggattggtaagtattcatattttaatgggaaaacaacaaacactacaaaatacaacaaccaacaaacgtgactaacctgaaacagtcctgtgtggcccaaacactgacacaggaacaaacacccacaaaacacaggtgaaacccaggctgcctaagtatgattctcaatcagggacaacgattgacagctgtctctgattgagaatcataccaggccgaacacaaaatcccaacatagaaaatcaaatctagaccaacccacccaactcacgccctgaccaactaaaacaaatacaaaacaaaggaaaacaggtcaggaacgtgacacctaccAATTGGTTTTGAGTCCACATCTTCTTCTTTGGTTGATGGATCGGCCTTAATCTTCTTCAGGGTGGTGGAATCCACTTCAGGCTCTTGTTTTGGATTTTGTCCGATTTCTGAGACCCTGAAAATGTGTTATAGCAGCAGTACATAACAAATGATTTACCTTAAAATGCCATAACatgtttacatttaagtcatttagtagatgctcttatccTTAGTGTCTTACAGgagcaactagggttaagtgccttgctcaagggcacattggcagaTTTCTTTTCACCTAGACAAGCTCAGGGTTCAaaacagcgacctttcagttactggcccaacgctcttaaccactgggctacctgccgcccaaaggCACATAGTACATTATGTTATATAAGCACTGCATAATGACAATATGTGCCTGAGGCAAACTAAACTAATATGACATATTATACTATACTTACTTGGTCCAACTTGTGTAGATGTCATGTAAAGAGGTGATATCTCCTGGTGTTTCCATCTGTAGGTCACCAAAAGCATAAATGCATAGGGCAGAATGATGTTGAGTATTTTATATTAAATGCGTCTATATACATTCTGCAAAAAGTATTAAAGACAACTGAATACATATACAATTGCTTTAAATACATTTATTCATCTGAAAAACAAGTAGACGAAGATCATTTCGCAACAACGACCATGGTGCGCATTTCACAAAATGTACAGTGCCACCATTCATGGCCCCAACGTGTGTTCAACTGTTACATAATGTTCTACATCAGTTATGGCTGACTAAATCCAAGGTAGAGATTCAGAAAGACGCACCATTCAAAGGGAAGGTCAATTGCAAACATTATTTGCATAAACGTAGGTTTATTCAGATACAAAATATTGAAAATAATTAAAGCAAATCTCACCTAATATTAAATTACACGACTTCAATCCTGGATAACCACACATACTTCAAAATGGTCAAATACACTATGTGCTAATATAGGTTTAATGAGAAGTCGAAacgaaaaaaaagaaagaaaaaaaagatttgGATAGTATCAAAACATACCTGAGTTACATGTTTTTTCAGCACGTTTGCAGCCTTCTGGTAACCATTCTCCTTTAAATGCTGATAAATCAAATAAAGCAGGGCACTATTTGATGCATTCGGGTCCTTTGAAGTCATCGTTTTAAGGTAGAACGACTAGCACAATCAAAATAATCAATAAAAGGGCTTTAATCTACTGATTAAGAGCTCTTCATCCTCACTGTCTGCAGGAATTTGCCATGTATTTACAGCGACTACGCCCCCTTCGATGTGCATGATGGGACATGTAGTGTAATGCACCTGAGTCTTTTAATTGGTCCAGCATTTCTCACTGATTTGACACTACCTTGTTGCCACTTAAAATGTGTTGTTATCATCTCACAATGATCTAACAATTCCATACATAGAGAGACGTAACATATTATAAGCCTTATAATAGGATTATTATAAAGGCTCATGCATGCTTATAACAAGCCACAAAGCATTATACCCGCAGCGTCATCAATGATGTCAGGACCATGTGAGTGACATGTGTCCTGGGGATTCAGAACCATTGCATTTGAGAGTCAAATTCTTAcaaaatgatcagaaatacatcACATAGTACACAATACAAGGGTGTGATCCCCTCTTAAATCTGTATAACAAACTTAACGTAGGTTTGTGATCCACCCCGTAAAACCTTTTGGCATTTTTATGACCCACCAAATAAATACAATCCTTTTGATTTGTCCCAATCCACCTGTGGGTCTCAAACCATCGTTTGTAAACTCATGTCGCGTTCAAAACCACTGGGAACTCCAAAAAGTACGagatcaaatcatgacgtcagtgatctttaggtcggaaagtcggagctctagaaagagggcCAAATTccagagttggatgaccgttcactACGATTTTCCCATTCGCTGCTCGTTTTTTCCGAGTTACCGGTTGTTTTGAACGTGGATCGTGGCAGAGTAACGTAGGACTGTGCCGTCATAAACCTATTTATTGGTTTTCAATTCATCAACATACCACACGATGGCATCTAACACCCTGTAACTCTCCCAGAAATTAAACTACAAAAGGCTGTGCAAATGAATATAGGAAAATATCTGAAACAGATTATTCTACCAAAATGGCATGATGTTGGGTGTCAGTTAAAGTAGGAGAGGGGACATTTCAAaacgggcggcaggtagcctagtggttagaacgttgggccagtaaccgtaaaGTTGCTGGATctaatccccgagttgacaaggtaaaaatctgtcgttctgaacagttaacacactgttccccggtaggctgtcattgtaaataagaatttgttctttactgacttaaataaaataaaatgggcACAAGACCAAACACACGACTGAAAATGACTGTTTCAAAAGCTGAAACTGAGAAGATAATGTTACAGTACAAAGTAGCCTGTGTTATTTATCAGTATAATATTAAATAATTGTGCTGCATTAACAAGAAACCCACACAGAAATCCATTCAGTTTGTGCTGAGGGAACCAACAAGAACAGCTAGTCACACAGTACACATTTTCTAATCTGATGTCATACCTCGCTCTGGTAGAGAATAGATATGGCCTAAATCACCCCAACCAAACAACAGACTCTTCCTGTTCAAACCAATGAGCACAAGACGTAGAAAAGACGTATTGTGCTCACTGGGATGGGAGTAGTATCGATATTATCGATATCGATATTATCAGGGAGGCAactttagaagtgggggggacatataCTTATTATAATTTATTTGTGTTGATCCAGTCGGATAACACTTCTAACAGCCTACCCGAgcgctcggaggcgtccgcatggtcctaaagcacactctTGCCtcgttttttttaaatcacattcCAATTAAAGAACTGGGGGGGGGCAAAATGCAATTTTTGTGAAAGTTGTGCCGCTGGATATTATTGTCAATGCACCACTAATAACATACTGGCTATTTTACTTTCTGTATGAATATCATGACAAAACTGTCAGATATGCTGTAACAGATGTGTGACTTCTAATGAGTAGTTTAGGCATAAGAAATGTGATTGCTAACCACATGAGCATAGTCTTGTGATGGGACATGACACGTTTGCCTGTTGCCCtccacctctaaccctaacccttcctcTGGCCTGACCACTTTAACAGTTATACTAAAAGTAGGAACATGTTCAAACATGAATTATAATTGTCAGCCATTCACTAAGAATTGTATTGGATTTCAAAGACCTTTTGACTTATTGTTGCGTTCTTGTCATTATGTCATACCCATTACTACCTCATAGATCCAGCAGAAGGGACAGGTCAGAAGTCACGTATGTGGACCAGTTTAGGAGCGACACCAGACTGGAGTAGCAGGAGATTGTCTGCAATGGGCCGGCAGCTCTGGAAGACCCACTTGTCACCACGTCAACACCAGACAATGACTACAGTGACTATTCCATTGAATTAGACTTGTGAAAAGCTAACTCTACATTTTTGTaacttagcagatgctcttatccagagtgacttacatgaGCAAATCAACAGATTTTCCACCTAGTCAGCTCAAGGATTCGAACCAtttacctttcagttactggcccaacactcttaatcaCTAGTCACCTACTCTAGTAAAGGGGAAATGAATGCCCATTGACAACTCTCCTGTTGGCTGTTATTTTGCGCCAAGGGATggtagagaggagaaaggaagaaACTCTTCCCCCTGCAAAGACAATCTTACATGGGTTTACAGAGGAACTTCTGTCATTAAACCtgtttcaatcagtgtagacgcAATGTTCCATGGAAACCTTATTTAATGCCAGAACAAATCCTAGGAATGGTTTGGTATTATTGCAGTCTACTAAAGACTAACACCCTGCTTGCTTACTGCAAGCGTTACTAATACACGCCCTCTCAAAGCAGCTCTCCATTGAGGAAGTTTGCACATGCATCTACTGTCCATATCCTGTGGCCTAATACACCCGCACCACCACAGAGAACAATGAATCCATCAATTCAATAGAAAATGAATGTTTGTTGGAATTTTCCCCTTCACAAAGATGTACAGTTTTGAAGTTATTAAAGCTGTCTCCTTATAAATACCTATTTCCTTTGTAGTGTGGGAGGATAGGACTTTCAAGGACAGAAGGCAAGCAGAAAGTTTCAATAACGGAACTATGAAAGGCAGCTCTTATGAACTGAGGTTGACGCACTTCCCTCTCCAGTGGACTGGAGAGAGAAAAGCAATGTTCAGTGGTGGAATGGTACAGAGCGGTATAACAACCTGCACTGTCCGTCTCCCAATGCCCAGGTGCACCATAAATATCCAGCTGCACCTTCCTCTGCTCTGGGAATTGTAACGAGGTTATTCTAGTCTTGGCAAACAGGCGTTAATAATGTAAACAGTTGCAGGCATAGCTTTTAGTCAGGCAACATTGGTAGATTCTTGACACTGATACAAAAACATTGTGCTAAGACCACTTTTTGGTGGTGGTATAGCCGTGAAGCAGCAAAAGTATAAATTGCTGTGCGTGGAGAGAATAAACCTTTGGTACATTGTAGTTGCACTGTACTGCTAATATTGTGCCCAGGGGTATAGAGGGAAGAGCTTGTTAGGGTGTGCTTTTGATTTGACAGGGTGAAACGTTCCATGTGAACACACAAGTATGAACAGTGCAGGTTCCTCTGAAGCGGACAGGTAAATCTGATGCTTCATCAACCTTATGTCTACCTTCTCTGTCAAGCTACACCCTATCCTAAGGCATGACGTCTATAATGGGATATATCAGGTATTGCTAGATTACTGTACACATAGAATGATGATGAGGGGTCCATTGTTTCATGACTCTGCTCTCTAAGGGGTATGGTCtgtgatcttgcaacctttataATGTAGCAGTAGCCACACCATAGTCCTAATTGTAGGTTGACTGAAGCCTACTGTACATAGCTACTCCCATTCTAACTTTGATACTATAGTTATAATCATGTCATTAAATATAGGATACCTCAGAATAATCATTCTATGAGTACACTAAAGGTTATGGTCTGCAAGGGGTATAAGGTCTTACAACCTTTGAAATGTAGAAGGCCTGGGTTAATAGCATTGGCATACTTGAACGCAACATAGGCCTAATTATAGTAGGTCGACTTTGATAATAAAGTTTTTCTACCCATAATCTGAGATTTTAGATGTACGGTCTATGCGTGGTCCCTTGAATAACTTGTTGCATAGTAAAATGAATGGGATGCTCTTTTTTCAATGCAATGGAGTCAACTTTCCTTGAGATGAGGCGCACGGGGCTTGCATTGTACCAGAGGCGGAGGGATGGGTCTATGAAGGGTCTTGTTTCCAATTCTGTGCTGAGACGCGGGCGGAGTAACAGCAACCACTGAGGAGGATCAGTGGAAAATGTATAGATAGGCTAACCGTAAAGAAATATGAAACCATACTTGGCCGGTCCGTGTTTAGTGGGGAATGGTTATGAGACTGGAGGCGATGCAACGTTCTAATGTGCAGGAGTAGCGTTCAAAGTTTAGAGCCCAAGTTTACAGAACAGAAGCTTGGACATTGTAAGCGCTGGACGGTCATGACGAATGAGAATCTGTGGCGATAACAAGGTTTCATCTGTTTCCACTCTGCATCCTTGGATCAATTACGCGCGTGTGTATTCGTTTAATTTCAAGAATGTGTGCGATACAGAGTGCGAGGAGTACTATAGTGCGAGGACCGTAACGACTCTAATGTCCAATTACAATCTAAAGTGGTAAAAATGCACGCAGCTACCAGCCTCTCAATGGTCAGTTTTCTAAGTTTTGGCTACCTATCCATGGAATGGACCAAGCCGAATAAAGTGGAGGAGCACACTCAAAACGATGCCTCTATTACGTTTGAGCCCAAACAACCACCACACATCATATTCATACTGACGGATGACCAAGGCTTCAATGACATAGGTTATCACAACCCGGACATTCGTACTCCAACTCTAGACAAACTTGCCTCCGAAGGGGTAAAGCTGGAGAATTACTACGTTCAACCTATCTGCACTCCGTCACGCAGTCAGCTGATCACGGGCAGGTAAACATAAACCTATACCTAACGTAGCAGACGTAAAAATAACCTAGTATAACCTCAGTTTGCGTCAGCATCTGGCTACCATTTTTTAGCACTTCCTAAAGCCGACTGGTTGAAGGCAATATGTCGATA
Encoded here:
- the LOC139552711 gene encoding nucleolar protein dao-5-like isoform X1, with amino-acid sequence MTSKDPNASNSALLYLIYQHLKENGYQKAANVLKKHVTQMETPGDITSLHDIYTSWTKVSEIGQNPKQEPEVDSTTLKKIKADPSTKEEDVDSKPIDSLPPAPHTPQAADAETPQAATPENEEPVPQDELPSTPVSNGTVETSAPVPAVTPLKPAESSDSDSESKEEIPLTQEATVTPKASSAVPTTTPSKHVDSNSKSDSENEIPPSQTVVIPSKASAPSKTPANPTAPSKAESSDSDTSDSEEEVTVKKLTSKAALVKSAKAHPAAPVKTSVVTPSQAKAAPKTPAAEKKAQSSDSDSSDSDTEEEAPKKKPVATPKAKPVAATLVKAEAVKSTPIKKPTNSSDSDNDDTEEEAPVKKSTQTPKAAPVKPAKACPAAPVKPNVVTPSQAKAAPKTPAPEKKAQSSDSDSSDSNSEDELFIKKSTQTLKAAALKQAKAIPAAPIKPSVVTPSQAKAAPKTPAAEKKAQSSDSDSSDSDSEEEAPKICICSLPKTKPGAAAPVKAVAVKSPEPVKSSKLAITPSKPAESSESDSSEDDISFTQTPVKVIEAASSKASAPSKTPANPTAPSKAESSDSDTSDSEEEFTVKKPALTPKAAPVKTAKVRPAASVKPSVVTPSQAKAAPKTPAAKTPAAGKKAQSSDSDSSDSDSEEEAPVKKTTPASTPSKAKATPKTPAAAAKMETDSSDSSDSEDEAPAKQAPAKPTPSPAKTTPKAPAAAKKADSSDSDESDSEEGKPAKKVTAITVAKPSTPVQEEDKDSSDSEDEETPSKPESTPSETAVTQTQATPPAGKEGGTEEHSPAEVHTEVEAAPVIPKTEAAAEDNSSDDPTDIEGSPPEVPEVDTPPASGPESANEEEVPESPQKVLKTDTSSEKPKTEDQIVTSTTSEDKSDTPELPSEAPVTAAEIRTALEEESKECVDPVIPNSASEDLEPEKVTIETVAETIPTETEEPPTEEPPTDTPTPGSKRKRSKETTDATPKKKKMNKKKKKREVEENVQPAVEEDGGESSLDTKRLELTPSDDSKVDTTLASESGSTTLVLSAKSLKKRKRKRVKKRRVAKAERESPEEDEKTDFVPKNKKIKKSKKNTAATLTPPTNNQTKETPKTTAAKRPLPPTAEPEELETPKKKKKVAEKGSAVKENTTPGIEIKKRKKKAAKAENTVKDSAISTPEPNLTPETPKNKKKKNKLTEKKGKMKTALKTPVKASTGPLPNTEVTKEMVDFFSRE
- the LOC139552711 gene encoding nucleolar protein dao-5-like isoform X4; amino-acid sequence: MTSKDPNASNSALLYLIYQHLKENGYQKAANVLKKHVTQMETPGDITSLHDIYTSWTKVSEIGQNPKQEPEVDSTTLKKIKADPSTKEEDVDSKPIDSLPPAPHTPQAADAETPQAATPENEEPVPQDELPSTPVSNGTVETSAPVPAVTPLKPAESSDSDSESKEEIPLTQEATVTPKASSAVPTTTPSKHVDSNSKSDSENEIPPSQTVVIPSKASAPSKTPANPTAPSKAESSDSDTSDSEEEVTVKKLTSKAALVKSAKAHPAAPVKTSVVTPSQAKAAPKTPAAEKKAQSSDSDSSDSDTEEEAPKKKPVATPKAKPVAATLVKAEAVKSTPIKKPTNSSDSDNDDTEEEAPVKKSTQTPKAAPVKPAKACPAAPVKPNVVTPSQAKAAPKTPAPEKKAQSSDSDSSDSNSEDELFIKKSTQTLKAAALKQAKAIPAAPIKPSVVTPSQAKAAPKTPAAEKKAQSSDSDSSDSDSEEEAPKTKPGAAAPVKAVAVKSPEPVKSSKLAITPSKPAESSESDSSEDDISFTQTPVKVIEAASSKASAPSKTPANPTAPSKAESSDSDTSDSEEEFTVKKPALTPKAAPVKTAKVRPAASVKPSVVTPSQAKAAPKTPAAKTPAAGKKAQSSDSDSSDSDSEEEAPVKKTTPASTPSKAKATPKTPAAAAKMETDSSDSSDSEDEAPAKQAPAKPTPSPAKTTPKAPAAAKKADSSDSDESDSEEGKPAKKVTAITVAKPSTPVQEEDKDSSDSEDEETPSKPESTPSETAVTQTQATPPAGKEGGTEEHSPAEVHTEVEAAPVIPKTEAAAEDNSSDDPTDIEGSPPEVPEVDTPPASGPESANEEEVPESPQKVLKTDTSSEKPKTEDQIVTSTTSEDKSDTPELPSEAPVTAAEIRTALEEESKECVDPVIPNSASEDLEPEKVTIETVAETIPTETEEPPTEEPPTDTPTPGSKRKRSKETTDATPKKKKMNKKKKKREVEENVQPAVEEDGGESSLDTKRLELTPSDDSKVDTTLASESGSTTLVLSAKSLKKRKRKRVKKRRVAKAERESPEEDEKTDFVPKNKKIKKSKKNTAATLTPPTNNQTKETPKTTAAKRPLPPTAEPEELETPKKKKKVAEKGSAVKENTTPGIEIKKRKKKAAKAENTVKDSAISTPEPNLTPETPKNKKKKNKLTEKKGKMKTALKTPVKASTGPLPNTEVTKEMVDFFSRE